GGATGCCTCGACAGAGTTATTCGCCGACTGGCCGGCACCGGAGGATTGCGTGGCAGCAAGTGGGAGCGCCACATGTTTGGGCATGATCGAGAAAAACGCCTCGGCTTCCTCAGTGCTTTTCAGATCAAGATAGTGCTTGCGGATTATGCTCTCCGAGTTGCCCGCCTGTATTGCCGCTTCGCCGATGGAGCGGAATTTGCCAACAAACATCGATATAAATGTGTGCCGCAGCACGTCATGCGTAAGATGGAACCGGTCTTTGAATTTGGCCCGCCGTTTCTGAAAGTCGCCCACGACGATTGGAAATTTGTCCAGCGGATATGCGCGTAGCCATGCCGCCAGATTCGGCTGTATGACGATTTTACGCGGTTCGCGCACTTTCGAAGCCTCGGCGGAGACATGGATGATCCCCGTTTTCAGGCTTACGTCCTCGGGTTTGATTTTTGTGATCTCGCCATCCGGAACACCGGGGCGAATGCCGGCAAACAGGCAAAGCGCAAAATAGGGAATCCAGCGTCCGCCTTCGAAGGTCTCGAAATGTTCCATCAGTTCTTGGGCCTGCGCCGTGCTGAACGTTTTTGCGGCGCCGCGTCGTTGACGAATGCGATAATGCGGCACTTTTAAGATCGGGTTTTCGGTGACCCAGCCACGGTGAAAACAGAACTTGAAAAACGTGCCGAGTGTGCCGCGTTGGTTGTTGAATGTTTTCATGCAGGGCTTGCGGGACCCCAAAAACACCACGAGTTCAGGCACGGTGATCTCCGCGACGGACTTTTTGGGGAACTGCTTTTCCAGTCTTCTTAAATCCCAAGTAATGCGGTTGAGCTGGGGAAGGGAGATATATTGCTGGTCGAACTCGTGCTCCTTGGCGGCAACATACTCAGCGATGGCAGCGGCCAACGTTTTCTGGTGCTCCGGTTCGCGGTAATGCTCGATGGCGAAATCGACGTAGAACGAAAGCGAGTGCGTTTTGCCCGTCATGCGTTGAAACAGCGCCTCGGCCTCGCGTGCTTGTTCCTCGGTCAATGTCGTCGCGATCTGACGCATGCCGGCGCTGGTTTGCAGCGCCTTGATCTCAAGCGAGGCCTTTTCGGCGGCAGCCTCCTCCCGCGTTTTGAAGTTTTTCCTGATGCGAACGCCATGCAGGCGTCCATCGACGCGCCATGCTGTGGTGCCGTTGCTATTTTTGAACTGAGTAACGACGAATTTGTTGGGTTTCACGCGAATGTTGCCCAATCGGTTGGGCAACGTAGCCTTCAATGTCGTTTGGCCAGTGCTCGATTTGCCGTGCTACTGCCTGCCCTAAAATTACTTACGTAATTCATTGAGCTGGCGTCCCCACGGGGATTCGAACCCCGGTTCTCACCGTGAAAGGGTGGTGTCCTAGGCCGGGCTAGACGATGGGGACCAACCCAATGAAAGGGTTCGCACGCTACGGGTTGACCAACCGCATGCAAGGCTTTTTTCGGATGTCTTTCGCACCCGGGCGCAGCCCAGCGTAATGCCTATCAGAATTTTTCCTCTTTATTTTTCTCCCTGCCCGTTCCTGACCAAAGAGAAAGAAGGAGTCCCGGTGGGGAAGCCACCGCCTTGAACCGCCCTCTGATGACAGGCACCGCCTCAAATCCACGCTTCCCCATGCTCCATTCTTTCTTCTACATTCGCCTTCATTCCCTCGCATGTCGCTCTCCTACGAATCTTCCGGTGTCAGCTACGATCAACTCGACGCGTTCAAGCGCGCCTGCCAGCGCGCCGCGCGCACCACCGCCGGACTTCTTGCCCCGCACGGCTATGCCGAGCCCGCGGCCACGCGTGGCGAAAGCGCCTATCTCATCGAGGCCGCCGATCATTTTCTCGCCCATGTCGAGGAAGGGCTGGGCACCAAGAATCTCGTCGCCGACGCCTATTACGAGGCCACCGGCGGCGCAAAAGGCGGCGGCAAATGCTTCTATCGCGAAATCGCCATCGACACCGTCGCCACCATCGTCAACGACCTCGTCACTTGCGGGGCGCTGCCCATTTCCGTCGCCATGCACGCCGCCGTCGGCGATTCCGCGTGGTTCGCCGACGAAGTCCGCGCCAGCGCGCTCGTCGAGGGTTTTGCCGAGGGCTGCCGCCGCGCCGGCGCGGTCTGGGGCGGCGGTGAGACGCCCACGCTGCGCGACATCGTCAACCCCGGCACGATCGTGCTCGCCGGCTCCGCCATCGGAAAAATCTCGCCGAAAAATCTCCGCATCACCGGCGATGTGCGCGAGGGCGACGCCATCATCTTTCTCGCCTCCTCCGGCGTGCAGACCAACGGCCTCACGCTCTGCCGGAAAATCGCCTCCCGCCTCCCGCAAGGCTACCTCACGCCCATCGGCCACGGCGACGCGCGGACTTTTGGCGAGGCGCTTCTGGCCCCTTCGGTCATCTATGTGGACTTCGTGCGCGCCTGCCAGCAACGCAGCCTCAAGCTCAACTATGTCGCCCACGTGACCGGCCATGGCTGGCGCAAGCTCATGCGGCTGGAGGAGCCCTTCGTTTACGAGATCACCGCGCCCCGCCCGGCTCCCGCGCTTTTCCAATTCCTCGCCGAGGCCGGTCCCATTTCCCTGCGCGAGATGTATAACACTTTCAACCAAGGAATCGGGTTTGCCGCCTATGTCGCTCCGGGCATCGCCGGTGCCGTGGTCGCCGCGGCCCGCGATTGCGGGCACGATGCGTGGATCGCCGGACGCGTGAAAAAAGAAGGCCCGCGCAAGGCGGTAGAGATTCCCTCGCTCGGCCTGGTTTACGAGGGCGACACGCTGCAGGTGCGCTGAGTGTTTTCAGGTTCGGTCTGAATGGCTGTTTTTGACAGCGAAGGCGCAAAGAAAGACGGCAAGGAGGATTTTTTTGGAAAAAACTCAAAGTAATGCCACCCTCCGGAATCTTTCCCCTTTCGTCAGGAACGAGCAGCGAGAAAGAGGAAAGATAAAGAATAAAGAGGAAAGAGGTTCCGGAATGGGGTGATCGGCGTCGAGGACGTCGCCGCTCCTAGTGCGCCAGCGCTTCGGTGATTTTTTCCCGGAGATGGGTGGTGCGGTGCTTGGACTCGGCGTTGCGGACGGACATGCCGTAGGCGGCGGGCTCGCCGACGATGAAGACTTTTTTCTTTCCGCGCGTGATCGCCGTGTAGAGCAGGTTGCGCTGGAGCATCATGAAGTGCGCCTTGAGCAGCGGGATAATGACAACGGGATACTCGCTGCCCTGGCTTTTGTGGATGCTGATGGCGTAGGCGAGGGCGAGGTCGCCGGTCTCGCCGCGCTGGAAGTCGTGTTTCTCGCCGTCGAAATCAATTGTGAGCGCGCCCGTCTCCGCGTCGGCGGCGAGGATGGTGCCGATGTCGCCATTGAAGAGGTTTTTGTCGTAGTTGTTGCGGAGCTGGATGACTTTGTCGCCGGGACGGTAATCGCCGCTGAGCGTGCGCTGGGCGCGGGCGTGGGGGTTGAGCGCGGCCTGAAGCTGCTGGTTGAGGTTGGCGACGCCGGCCGCGCCCTTGTGCATGGGCGCGAGGATCTGCACGTCGCGGACGGGATGGAAATAGTGGAAGTGGCGCGGGATGAACTCGGTGCAGAGGGCGATGGTTTTGCGCAGGCAGTCGTCGGGGGAGTCGGCGATGACGAAGGTGAGGTCGCCCCAGGCCTGGATGTTGGCGAGCTCGGGTGTGGCGGGCGGGAGCGCGGCGTCGCCGTTGTTGATGGCGTGCGCGGTGGTGACGATCTGGCTCTGGCCTTTCTGGCGGTGGATGACATCGAGGCGGGTCACCGGAATGCGGACGGAGCGCGGCAGCGCGGAGGGGGTTCTGTATCCTGATACTTGATACTTGTCACCTGTCACATCGCCGTCGCCGGTGGCGACGGCGATGATGTCCTTGAGGACGTTGCCGGCTCCGACGCTGGGGAGCTGGTCGGTGTCGCCGACGAGGAGGAGGTGGGCGCGCGAGGGGATGGCCTGGAAAAGCGCGGAGGCGAGGCGGGTGTCGAGCATCGAGGCTTCGTCCACGATGAGGAAGTCGGTGGCGAGCGGGGTGTTTTCGTTGGCGGAGAAGCCGCCCTTGGCGGGGTCGTATTTGAGGAGGCGGTGGATGGTGCTGGCAAAGCCGCCGGTGGATTCGGCGAGGCGTTGCGCGGCGCGTCCGGTGGGCGCGGCGAGGTGCACGCGCACGCGCTTGGCCTTGAGGATGTCGACGAGGGCGCGGAGGGACGCGGTCTTGCCCGTGCCGGGGCCGCCGGTGAGTATCGAAATCTTGGATACCAAGGCGGCGGTGATGGCGGCGCGCTGCCTGTCGGCGAAGACGAGGCCGGCTTTTTGTTCGGCCCATTGCACGGCGGCTTCGTGTTTGATGGCGGGGAGGCCGCCGGGAACGCGGAGGAGGCGCGCGAGGGTGGCGGCGATTTTCTGCTCGGCGCGGTCGAGGAAGGGAAGCTGGACGAGGGCGGAGCCGGGCAGGGGCGCCGGCGCGGCTCCGGCGCTGGCGGCGGATGCAGGGATGGCGTCGGCGCCGGTTTCCGCGTGCGCGACGAGTTCCTTTTTTTCAATGAGCGCGGCGATGCGCCCGGTGACGAGGTCGGGGGATGTTTCGAGGAGCGCGGCGGCGTGGTCGCGGAGGTCGGCTTCGCGGATGGCGGTGTGGCCTTCCTCCTGGAGCGTTTCCATGGCGAAGAGCAGGCCGGCGTCGAGGCGGGGCGGGGCGTCGTTGGCGAAACCGAGGTTGATGGCGATGCGGTCGGCGGTCTTGAAGCCGATGCCGTCGATGTCGCGGGCGACCCGGTAGGGCTCGCGCTGGATGATCTGCATCGCCTCGGCGCCGTAGCGGTTGATGAGTTTTACGCACTGCGAGGTGGTGACGCCGTAGGTCTGGAGAAAAATGTGGATTTCGCGGAGGGCGCGCTGGTCGTCCCAGGCTTTTTTGATGGCGGCGGCGCGGACTTTGCCGATGCCGGGGACGCTGCGCAGGCGCGCGGATTCCTCGGAGAGGACGCGGAGAGTGTCGGTGCCGAAGGCGTCGACGATCTTGTTGGCGTAGACCTTGCCGATGCCGGGGACGAGGCCGCTGCCGAGGTATTTGCGGATGCCGTAAACGGAGGAGGGCAGCTCGGCGGTGAAGGATTCGACCTTGAACTGGTCGCCGTGCTGCGCGTGGCGCGTCCACCGGCCGCGGAGGTGGAGGGTTTCGCCGCATTGCGCGCCGGGGAGCGGGCCGACGATGGTGATTTTTTCGCGCGCGCCGTCGGGGCGGAACTCGGCGATGGTGTAGTGGTTTTCCTCGTTGAGAAAGATGATGCGCTCAAGCACGCCGGCAAG
This genomic stretch from Termitidicoccus mucosus harbors:
- the recD2 gene encoding SF1B family DNA helicase RecD2, producing MASSSPQPSSSRPAARATAPAAPDTLAGVLERIIFLNEENHYTIAEFRPDGAREKITIVGPLPGAQCGETLHLRGRWTRHAQHGDQFKVESFTAELPSSVYGIRKYLGSGLVPGIGKVYANKIVDAFGTDTLRVLSEESARLRSVPGIGKVRAAAIKKAWDDQRALREIHIFLQTYGVTTSQCVKLINRYGAEAMQIIQREPYRVARDIDGIGFKTADRIAINLGFANDAPPRLDAGLLFAMETLQEEGHTAIREADLRDHAAALLETSPDLVTGRIAALIEKKELVAHAETGADAIPASAASAGAAPAPLPGSALVQLPFLDRAEQKIAATLARLLRVPGGLPAIKHEAAVQWAEQKAGLVFADRQRAAITAALVSKISILTGGPGTGKTASLRALVDILKAKRVRVHLAAPTGRAAQRLAESTGGFASTIHRLLKYDPAKGGFSANENTPLATDFLIVDEASMLDTRLASALFQAIPSRAHLLLVGDTDQLPSVGAGNVLKDIIAVATGDGDVTGDKYQVSGYRTPSALPRSVRIPVTRLDVIHRQKGQSQIVTTAHAINNGDAALPPATPELANIQAWGDLTFVIADSPDDCLRKTIALCTEFIPRHFHYFHPVRDVQILAPMHKGAAGVANLNQQLQAALNPHARAQRTLSGDYRPGDKVIQLRNNYDKNLFNGDIGTILAADAETGALTIDFDGEKHDFQRGETGDLALAYAISIHKSQGSEYPVVIIPLLKAHFMMLQRNLLYTAITRGKKKVFIVGEPAAYGMSVRNAESKHRTTHLREKITEALAH
- a CDS encoding tyrosine-type recombinase/integrase; translation: MKPNKFVVTQFKNSNGTTAWRVDGRLHGVRIRKNFKTREEAAAEKASLEIKALQTSAGMRQIATTLTEEQAREAEALFQRMTGKTHSLSFYVDFAIEHYREPEHQKTLAAAIAEYVAAKEHEFDQQYISLPQLNRITWDLRRLEKQFPKKSVAEITVPELVVFLGSRKPCMKTFNNQRGTLGTFFKFCFHRGWVTENPILKVPHYRIRQRRGAAKTFSTAQAQELMEHFETFEGGRWIPYFALCLFAGIRPGVPDGEITKIKPEDVSLKTGIIHVSAEASKVREPRKIVIQPNLAAWLRAYPLDKFPIVVGDFQKRRAKFKDRFHLTHDVLRHTFISMFVGKFRSIGEAAIQAGNSESIIRKHYLDLKSTEEAEAFFSIMPKHVALPLAATQSSGAGQSANNSVEASESNCLQAA
- a CDS encoding AIR synthase related protein, with translation MSLSYESSGVSYDQLDAFKRACQRAARTTAGLLAPHGYAEPAATRGESAYLIEAADHFLAHVEEGLGTKNLVADAYYEATGGAKGGGKCFYREIAIDTVATIVNDLVTCGALPISVAMHAAVGDSAWFADEVRASALVEGFAEGCRRAGAVWGGGETPTLRDIVNPGTIVLAGSAIGKISPKNLRITGDVREGDAIIFLASSGVQTNGLTLCRKIASRLPQGYLTPIGHGDARTFGEALLAPSVIYVDFVRACQQRSLKLNYVAHVTGHGWRKLMRLEEPFVYEITAPRPAPALFQFLAEAGPISLREMYNTFNQGIGFAAYVAPGIAGAVVAAARDCGHDAWIAGRVKKEGPRKAVEIPSLGLVYEGDTLQVR